A single region of the Micropterus dolomieu isolate WLL.071019.BEF.003 ecotype Adirondacks linkage group LG18, ASM2129224v1, whole genome shotgun sequence genome encodes:
- the cd8a gene encoding T-cell surface glycoprotein CD8 alpha chain produces MDQTLLQILVILVFYQRITSGAVQDLVQTIKEGDPVDISCEPGEMGTMIIWFRVLDNSGMEFIASFSTSGMLKKSTDSFSNMFMDSKMKQNILTLKSFNKARDSGIYSCGLLHKGTELKFGKVTRLVGAEVPAEATRTTAKPSLCTSTTACVCNNNNKQGTTNPSLFCPSIILGPLAGGCGLLLLLLIITTLYCNKIRTRRCPHHHKRKPRAAPEKQVKTSRYV; encoded by the exons ATGGACCAAACATTGCTTCAGATCCTGGTGATTCTGGTGTTTTATCAAA GAATAACTTCAGGAGCTGTTCAAGACCTGGTCCAAACCATAAAGGAAGGGGATCCTGTTGACATCAGCTGTGAACCTGGTGAGATGGGAACCATGATCATCTGGTTTCGAGTGCTGGACAACTCTGGGATGGAATTCATTGCATCTTTTAGTACCAGCGGCATGTTGAAGAAATCCACAGACTCTTTCTCTAATATGTTTATGGACTCAAAGATGAAACAAAATATCCTAACACTGAAGTCGTTCAACAAAGCTCGTGACAGCGGCATTTATAGCTGCGGTTTGCTTCACAAAGGAACTGAACTGAAATTCGGAAAAGTAACCCGGCTGGTTGGAG CTGAAGTCCCGGCCGAAGCAACACGGACCACCGCCAAACCAAGTCTGTGCACATCTACCACAGCATGTGtttgtaacaacaacaacaagcaag GAACAACAAATCCTTCCCTGTTTTGTCCTTCAATCATACTGGGCCCACTGGCCGGCGGCTGTGGCCTCCTCCTTCTactcctcatcatcaccaccctGTACTGCAATA AAATAAGGACACGGAGATGCCCACACCATCACAAAAGAAA GCCGCGGGCGGCTCCTGAAAAACAAGTGAAGACCAGCAGATATGTTTAA
- the cd8b gene encoding T-cell surface glycoprotein CD8 beta chain: MIPLPLAWTLLTVSLWTSGSSQILQQETVNVLYPKIHSTEVIECDCLNISCDSVYWFRSISSQIILQYLGKCNNADRATYPNGVEEARFRFSKKSTSFMLRIINVTEEDTGIYSCVLKDRKNTEMWKPGIHLRPGVVPPTPPPKTKNKPPANSVCRCSKKSSSQDGCGYLILWPLVGLIAALALALICILYYFSRLPKKCRHHFVKKR, from the exons ATGATCCCTCTGCCGCTGGCATGGACACTGTTGACAGTATCACTGTGGACATCAG GTTCGAGCCAGATCCTGCAACAAGAAACCGTCAACGTTCTTTATCCTAAAATCCACAGTACAGAGGTTATTGAGTGTGACTGCCTTAACATCTCCTGTGACTCTGTCTACTGGTTCCGCAGTATCTCCAGCCAGATCATACTACAGTACCTAGGCAAATGCAACAATGCGGACCGTGCTACTTATCCGAATGGTGTGGAAGAAGCACGGTTCAGATTTAGCAAGAAGAGCACGTCCTTTATGCTACGTATCATCAATGTGACAGAAGAGGACACAGGGATTTATTCATGTGTTCTCAAGGacaggaaaaacacagaaatgtggAAGCCTGGGATTCATCTTCGGCCGGGAG TGGTCCCTCCAACACCACCTCctaagacaaaaaacaaaccaccGGCCAACTCAGTCTGTCGCTGCTCTAAGAAGTCATCTTCACAGG ATGGCTGCGGCTACCTGATTCTGTGGCCATTGGTTGGACTTATTGCGGCCCTGGCTCTAGCTCTCATCTGCATTCTGTACTACTTCAGCC GACTTCCCAAAAAATGTCGACACCACTTTGTGAA GAAGAGGTAG
- the zmat1 gene encoding zinc finger matrin-type protein 1 has translation MDDTSVCTPLFAESDAQNDTTSTPNAASLTDADKVINTKVDSTQVEGDKSEEELLKGLLTDDYCHVCEAVLLFESQRLSHYEGKKHAQKLRVYLQAKRAEKMNKESTGPQQTMTTDKDHFCELCNMVFSSHVVARSHYEGKVHSKNLRKQGLQPPDRYTEVRTLPSLSRDSPNTDQKSTPEGCMEHLLDPTATITTPSTEVDLMDPDKYCALCAASFNNPQMAVQHYNGRKHQRNQARQDLLKELGDDVQQANSLMCQMCSVQFNSVEMYQAHMQGNKHQIREKKVTDLCKSSQQKVYSTFADELSDYIQVQKARGINPKTSQILPLGDTRNEDEEAEEEEVEVLNKGNITELNKPMPNFPPTSTSPHHSRLGCYNPVKGWHPPYQGPALPSHGWDYNCPPPVLLGSGPPLFSSRPTKRRRRRKQSSSSSYITSSSYSSSYSYSSGSSSASDSDDSEYRRREKRRIRRSRRERDRRERDRRARDEESDKEEKRSKRGRRERDNGSGDRRRGEFGESEEERERRRMKRKNHGKRRRREKKNREEDYGAECGEKAIDTLMPEDTMDSRKETEVHIQAEMNVEQGDGGQDEPAKPKHRKEKKKTKEKVDTRTEEEKLWDDSILGC, from the exons ATGGACGACACAAGTGTCTGTACTCCGCTGTTTGCGGAGTCAGACGCTCAAAATGACACTACTAGTACCCCTAACGCGGCTTCTCTCACAGATGCTGACAAAGTAATAAACACTAAAGTAGATAGTACCCAGGTGGAAG GAGACAAGAGTGAAGAGGAGCTACTAAAGGGTCTCCTCACTGACGACTACTGCCATGTGTGTGAGGCTGTGCTGCTCTTTGAATCTCAGCGGCTGTCCCACTATGAG GGAAAGAAACATGCTCAGAAACTCAGGGTGTACCTGCAGGCCAAGAGGGCTGAGAAGATGAACAAAGAGTCCACAGGACCCCAG CAGACCATGACTACTGATAAGGACCATTTCTGTGAACTGTGTAACATGGTGTTTAGTTCCCACGTGGTGGCAAGATCACACTATGAAGGCAAGGTCCATTCAAAAAATCTTCGTAAACAAGGTCTCCAGCCCCCAG ACAGGTACACAGAGGTGCGTACTTTACCAAGTCTGAGTCGGGATTCTCCTAATACTGACCAGAAATCAACTCCAGAGGGTTGTATGGAGCACCTTCTGGACCCAACGGCCACAATAACAACCCCCAGCACAGAGGTTGATCTGATGGACCCTGACAAGTACTGTGCCCTGTGTGCTGCTTCCTTCAACAACCCCCAAATGGCTGTACAGCACTACAATGGACGCAAACACCAGAGGAATCAGGCCAGACAGGACCTGCTCAAAGAGCTCGGAGATGATGTGCAACAAG CCAACTCCCTGATGTGTCAGATGTGTAGTGTGCAATTTAACTCGGTGGAGATGTACCAGGCCCACATGCAGGGCAACAAACACCAGATTAG GGAGAAGAAGGTCACTGACCTGTGCAAATCATCCCAGCAAAAGGTCTACAGCACATTTGCAGATGAACTGTCAGATTACATTCAGGTCCAGAAGGCTCGTGGAATCAACCCCAAGACCAGTCAAATCCTCCCTCTGGGAGATACACGGAATGAGGATGAGgaagctgaagaagaagaagtggaagTATTAAATAAGGGGAATATCACAGAACTGAACAAACCTATGCCCAACTTCCCTCCCACCTCTACCTCTCCACATCACTCCCGTCTTGGTTGTTACAACCCAGTTAAGGGGTGGCATCCTCCATATCAGGGCCCTGCCCTGCCATCCCACGGCTGGGATTACAACTGCCCACCTCCAGTCCTCCTAGGCTCAGGCCCTCCACTGTTCAGTAGTCGGCCCACAAAGAGAAGGAGGCGCAGAAAGCAGTCGAGCTCCTCCTCGTATATTACATCATCATCTtactcctcctcctactcctatTCCTCCGGTAGCAGCAGCGCAAGTGACAGTGATGACAGTGAATACAGGCGCAGAGAAAAAAGGAGGATCAGACGAtccaggagggagagagacaggagggagagagacaggagggcAAGAGACGAGGAGTCCGacaaggaggagaagaggagcaagcgagggaggagggaaagagATAATGGGTCGGGGGACAGGAGAAGAGGGGAATTTGGAGAGTccgaggaagagagagagaggaggcggaTGAAGCGAAAAAATCATGGCAAGCGGAGGAGACGAGAAAAGAAAAACCGAGAGGAGGACTATGGGGCAGAATGTGGGGAAAAGGCGATAGACACTTTAATGCCAGAAGACACGATGGACAGTAGAAAAGAGACTGAAGTGCATATTCAGGCTGAAATGAATGTTGAGCAGGGGGATGGTGGACAGGATGAGCCAGCAAAACCCAAACAcaggaaagagaagaagaaaacgaaAGAGAAAGTAGACACTAGGACGGAGGAGGAGAAGCTCTGGGACGACTCCATCCTGGGCTGTTAA